A genome region from Euphorbia lathyris chromosome 4, ddEupLath1.1, whole genome shotgun sequence includes the following:
- the LOC136226048 gene encoding uncharacterized protein: MKAHTKVVKAGNPLLSFEHKRDAYGFAVRPQHVQRYREYANIYKEEEEERSDRWNSFLERQAESAQLPLNGLPLAEDNNALHTETTAHETRNGFEKGVEGADVSPENLTENEEIQSASKRIHRVQIWSEIRPSLRPIEDMMSVRVKKKCDQPKCQQETLKEPPLEDAKSAKGAVEEDSEDVFYDVERSDLVQDTTSDSVTASGTTADASSVEPLFPCKEELEVLVRGGVPMALRGELWQAFVGVRTRRVDKYYQNLLAEEAKSGNHVEQQSDGDSKGSTIDPTCVPEKWKGQIEKDLPRTFPGHPALDDDGRNALRRLLTAYARHNPAVGYCQAMNFFAALLLLLMPEENAFWTLMGIIDDYFDGYYSEEMIESQVDQHVFEELVRERFPKLVNHLDYLGVQVGWVTGPWFLSIFMNMLPWESVLRIWDVLLFEGNRVMLFRTGLALLELYGPALVTTKDAGDAVTLLQSLAGSTFDSSQLVLTACMGYQNVNETRLQELRNKHRASVIATIEERIKGLQAWRDTKGLASKLYNFKHDTKSLLADSKQSNGELSRSESGSTNADDVLISLTGDMETDSVSDLQDQVVWLKVELCKLMEEKRSAELRAEELETALMEMVKQDNRRQLSARVEQLEQEVFEIRRVLADKQEQESAMIQVLMRVEQEQKVTEDARIFAEQDAAAQRYAAQVLQEKYEEAIASLADMEKRVVMAESMLEATLQYQSGQLKAQPSPRSSQPGSPRSSQELTVDVPPRKIGLLGRPFALGWRDRNKQGKDTNVEQPNNNGKSSNEEQSPNVEHNGVESPRPAMNGVSVQNE, encoded by the exons ATGAAGGCTCACACCAAGGTCGTTAAGGCCGGGAATCCTCTTCTCTCCTTTGAGCACAAGAG GGATGCATATGGTTTTGCAGTGAGACCTCAGCATGTTCAGAGATACAGAGAATATGCTAATATCTACAag gaggaagaagaggaaagaTCAGATAGGTGGAACAGTTTCTTGGAACGACAAGCAGAATCTGCTCAATTGCCTCTAAATGGTTTACCTTTGGCGGAAGATAACAATGCATTGCATACTGAAACAACAGCGCATGAGACTAGAAATGGTTTTGAGAAGGGTGTTGAAGGAGCTGATGTTTCACCTGAAAACCTTacagaaaatgaagaaatacAGTCTGCCAGTAAAAGAATTCATAGAGTCCAAATATGGTCTGAGATTAGACCATCCCTTCGTCCCATTGAGGATATGATGAGTGTTCGTGTCAAAAAGAAGTGTGATCAACCAAAATGTCAGCAAGAGACTTTAAAAGAACCTCCACTTGAAGATGCTAAATCTGCAAAAGGAGCAGTTGAAGAGGACTCTGAGGATGTATTTTATGATGTTGAAAGGTCAGATCTAGTTCAAGATACTACTAGTGACAGTGTTACTGCATCTGGCACAACTGCTGATGCATCTTCTGTCGAACCTCTCTTCCCCTGCAAAGAAGAATTGGAGGTATTGGTACGCGGGGGTGTTCCGATGGCGCTCAGGGGAGAG CTCTGGCAAGCATTTGTGGGTGTAAGGACACGCCGAGTGGATAAGTATTACCAGAATTTGCTTGCTGAAGAAGCTAAATCAGGAAATCATGTAGAACAACAGTCAGATGGTGATTCTAAGGGATCAACTATAGATCCTACATGTGTACCTGAGAAATGGAAAGGGCAGATCGAGAAG GATTTGCCACGGACATTCCCAGGTCATCCCGCATTGGATGATGATGGTAGAAATGCTTTAAGACGGTTGCTTACAGCATATGCGAGACATAATCCTGCTGTTGGATACTGCCAA GCGATGAATTTCTTTGCTGCCTTATTACTGCTTCTGATGCCCGAGGAAAATGCTTTCTG GACATTGATGGGCATTATTGATGACTATTTTGATGGCTATTATTCAGAGGAAATGATAGAATCTCAG GTTGACCAACATGTTTTTGAGGAGTTGGTGCGTGAAAGGTTTCCTAAATtag TAAATCATCTAGATTACCTCGGAGTGCAAGTTGGATGGGTTACTGGACCATGGTTCCTTTCCATTTTCATGAACATGCTTCCGTGGGAAAGTG TTCTTCGAATCTGGGATGTGCTTCTCTTTGAAGGAAACCGTGTGATGCTATTTAGGACAGGGCTGGCTCTGTTGGAGTTATATG GCCCTGCATTAGTCACCACAAAAGATGCTGGAGATGCAGTCACTCTACTACAGTCCTTGGCGGGCTCAACATTTGATAGTAGTCAACTTGTATTGACAGCTTGCATGGGTTATCAAAATGTGAATGAAACCAGACTTCAAGAATTGAGAAATAAGCATCGAGCTTCTGTTATAGCTACAATtgaggaaaggataaaagggCTTCAAGCTTGGAGGGATACGAAGGGTCTGGCATCAAAGCTATATAATTTCAAACATGATACCAAGTCATTGCTAGCAGACTCAAAGCAATCTAATGGTGAGTTATCTCGTTCTGAGTCTGGATCTACTAATGCTGATGACGTTCTCATAAGCTTGACTGGGGACATGGAGACAGATTCTGTATCAGACCTTCAAGACCAG GTCGTATGGTTGAAAGTTGAATTATGCAAGTTGATGGAAGAGAAAAGATCTGCTGAACTCAG GGCTGAGGAGTTGGAGACTGCTTTGATGGAGATGGTCAAGCAAGATAATAGAAGGCAATTGAGTGCAAGG GTTGAACAGTTAGAGCAAGAGGTTTTTGAGATACGAAGGGTCCTTGCTGATAAGCAGGAACAAGAAAGTGCTATGATCCAG GTCTTAATGCGAGTTGAACAAGAGCAGAAGGTAACTGAAGATGCTCGTATATTTGCTGAGCAAGATGCAGCGGCGCAGAGATATGCTGCTCAAGTGCTTCAG GAAAAGTATGAAGAAGCCATTGCATCACTTGCTGATATGGAGAAACGAGTGGTTATGGCAGAATCAATGTTGGAGGCCACCCTACAATACCAATCTGGACAGCTTAAGGCGCAACCTTCGCCAAG ATCATCTCAACCAGGATCGCCGCGGAGCAGTCAAGAGCTTACAGTAGATGTGCCCCCAAGAAAGATTGGTCTACTTGGTCGACCATTTGCACTTGGCTGGCGTGATCGAAACaag CAAGGAAAAGACACAAACGTAGAACAGCCGAATAATAACGGCAAGTCTTCCAACGAGGAACAAAGTCCAAACGTGGAGCATAATGGTGTAGAGAGTCCAAGGCCGGCCATGAATGGCGTATCGGTGCAAAATGAGTAG